From the genome of Mucilaginibacter paludis DSM 18603:
TACAGTCCGGTTCAAAAAATCAATCACCCGGTTTTTACCGAACGCGACCTCCATGTTTTTATTAAGCGCGACGACCTGATTCATCCATTAATATCGGGCAATAAGTGGCGCAAGCTCAAATACGTGCTAAAAAAGGCCTTCGAGCAAAATAAAAACCACCTGGTAACCTTTGGCGGCGCATACTCCAATCACTTATTAGCCACAGCGGCGGCGGCGGCCTTATTTGGTTTTAAGGCCACCGGCATTGTACGGGGCGAAGAGGTTGACAATTCGCACTTATTTTTGTGCCGTTTACACGGGATGAAATTAATTTTTACCGACAGGGAAAGCTACCGCCACAAACCAGATTTATTTAACCGGCATTTTGGTAACGATGAGCAGGCCTTTTTTATTGACGAAGGTGGTGCGTCAGCAGAGGGAGCCCTGGGTTGCAGCGAACTGCTGGACGAACTAATACAGCCCTACGATGATATTTTTTGCGCCTGCGGAACTGGCACTACTGCAGCCGGAATTTTGAACGGAATAGGCAAGCACCAACTGAACACCCATTTGCATGCTATACCGGTTTTTAAAAACGGCGCCTTTATAGCCACCGAAATGGAAAGATATTTAACCTATCCCCTGCCCTACAGTTTGCACACCGAATATCACTTTGGCGGCTATGCCAAAACAACCCCGGAGTTAATCCAATTTATTGAACGGTTTGTGGCATCAACCGGGATATTGATAGAACCCGTGTATACCGGCAAAATGATGTACAGCCTTGTTGATCTGGCAGCGAAGGGCCACTTTAAACCCGGCAGCCATATATTGGCCATTCATACCGGCGGAATTTTGGGTTTATTGGGGATGACAGGCAAGTTTAATGTTTAAATTATGCAAAAACCTGTTTAAAACAAGATCAAATTATACACAACGGATCAAAATATATTTATACCGGCATTAAGGTTTGGTACAAAAAGTAAGTTTAAACAGTTTAAAGTTACTTTTTGAGTGACCGGTTCAAATATGCCCAAATTTGCGTTAGTTAACGGTTTTTGATAGATTTGAAAAACTACTATTGTATGTATAATCTATCTGTTACACCTGCCAATGTTCATTCCGTTTTAGAAAAACATATTCTGGCCGACGGCTTCGACCTTATTTTTGATATGGAAAAAAGCCAGGGCGCGTACATTTACGATTCAAAATATAAGCGCACCCTGCTTGATTTTTTTACCTGCTTTGCATCGGTTCCACTGGGCTACAACCATCCCAAAATGGTTAACGATGAAGAGTTTAAAAAAAGCCTGATGCTGGCGGCCTTAACCAACCCATCCAACTCAGATATCTATACCACGCAATACGCACAGTTTATCAAAATTTTTGGCGAGGTGGGCATACCCGAATACCTGCCCCACGCCTTTTTTATTTCGGGAGGCGGCCTTGCTGTTGAAAATGCGCTTAAAGTTGCGATGGACTGGAAGGTGCAGAAAAATTTTGCCAGGGGATACAGCACCGAAAAAGGTTTTAAAGTGATCCATTTTGAAAACGCTTTTCATGGCCGCACAGGTTATACCATGAGCCTCACCAATACATCGCCCGAAAAAACACAAAGGTACGCCCAGTTTGACTGGCCCCGGGTATCTGTACCGGTGATGCGTTTCCCGGTTACGGATGCAGGTCATGAAGATTTGCTGCAAAGAGAAGCTATATCGATAGGGCAGATTAAAAAGGCCTTTCAAGATAATAAAGATGATGTTTGCGCCATTATTATTGAGCCCATCCAGTCGGAAGGCGGCGACAACCACGTAAGGCGGGAGTTTTTAGAGCAGTTACGCCACCTGGCGGATGAAAACGAGGCCATGCTGATTTATGATGAGATACAAACCGGCGTTGGCCTTACCGGCAAATTTTGGTGTCACGAGCATTTTGGCGAAAACGCCAGGCCCGATATTTTAGCTTTTGGCAAAAAGATGCAGGTTTGCGGCATACTGGTAGGCAAAAAGGTGGATGAGGTAACCGATAATGTTTTTAATATTCCATCGCGTATTAACTCCACATGGGGCGGCAGCCTGGTGGATATGGTGCGCGCAACTAAAATATTAGAAATTATAAAGGAAGACGGCCTTTGCAGCAAGGCCCAAATAAACGGCGATTATTTACAAAGCGAATTATTAACCCTGTCGGAAAAATACAATATCATAAGCAATGTACGCGGGCGTGGACTTTTAACTGCATTTGATTTCCCCGACAGGGAAACGCGCGATAAATTTATTTACGATGGTTTACAGCATAATGTGATGTTTTTGGGTTGCGGCAGCCGTACCATCCGGTTTAGGCCGGCACTCAACATGACTCAAAATCACATAAATGAAGGCCTGGAAGTGATGAAAAAAATATTGTTGTAATTAAAATATTATACCCTGGTTACCCTTAGATAAAATTTATGTAATTTTTTTTATTATAATAACAATTTTACTGATATTAAACGTTGATTAGTAGTATAATTGCTGAATATGTATGATTCATATCCCCGTTTTATACATAGAAGCTGTTCTTTAAACACAAATAACTAATAATCAACAAATTACTAATTGTCATGAGCAAACACACCGAAAAATTAAGAAAACAATTGTTAGAAATTTCAGAAGTTGTAAACGCATTCCGATCAGAAGCCGTGCAGGTTAAAATTATTGACAGGCTGCTTGATAGTATTATGGAAGGTGAAAGGCACGATACCGACGGAGATTTTGCTAAAATGCAAGAACGCCGTAACAGGAAGCTGAAAGGCGAATCAGGCGAAGATGATGGAGCCGACAGCCGCATCAGGGGCCGTAAAAAACCTGGTGCTACAAAAATTTTAAATCAAATTATCCATACCGACTTTTTTGATGTCCCCAGATCAATAGCCGCTATTGCTAATTATTGTAAAGAACAATATGATTCTGATTTTAAAACGTCAGAGTTATCTGGTATCCTGCTTAAACTTTCAAACGAAAGCAAATTGAAACGTGAAAGAAATACCGACAACAACCGGTTTGATTACGTAAAATTTTAATAAAAAATTACAAAGCCGGTATACATCCCCATATACCGGCTTTTTTTATACAAAGGCGCTAAAGCCGGTAATGGCCCTGCCCACAATTAACGAGTTGATTTCTTTAGTTCCCTCATACGAGTAGATCGCTTCGGCATCGGCCACAAAACGGGCCACATCATACTCCAGTAAAATTCCGTTCCCGCCCATCACTTCGCGGGCTTTGCTTACCACATCACGGGTACGTAACGAGCAAAAAACCTTGGCTAATGATGCATGCTCGTCGTTAAGCTTGCCTTCATCCTGCAGTTGCGATAGCCTGAAACACAGGGTTTGCATCGCCGTAAGGTTAGATAACATTTCCACCAGGTGATTCTGGATGAGTTGGAACGAAGCTATCGGTTTACCAAATTGTTTACGCTTGCGGGTATAATCAAGCGCGCTTTCATAAGCGCCGCGGGCGCAACCTACGGCCTGCCAGGCAACACCGGCCCTGGTCATTTGCAATACCTTGGCCGTATCTTTAAACGAGTTTGCATTTTGCAGCCGGTCGGTTTCATGTATCACACAATCCTTTAGCGTAATTATGCCGTTCTGCACAATCCGCAGGGCCATTTTATCGTGCATCTTCTCTACGCTGAAACCGGGAGTATCTTTTCTCAGCAAAAACCCTTTCACCTGGTTATCATCCACATCCCGCGCCCAAATTACCAGTATATCGGCAAAAGTTGCATTGCCTATCCATTTTTTCTGCCCGTTTAATATCCAGGTATCGCCATCCCTTTTGGCTGTTGTAGTTAAGCCCCCGGCAGCTGCCGAACCTACCTCGGGCTCGGTTAAACCAAAGGCACCTATAGCTTTAAACTGCTGCATCCGGGGCAACCATTCCTGCTTCTGTTCTTCTGATCCGCATAGGTAAATGGAGCCCATGGCCAAACCGCTCTGCACGCCAAAAAAGGTAGAGATGGAGGTATCTACCCGCGCCATTTCCATCGCCAATACACCTTCCATTAAAAACGACTGGCCACCACCGCCATAGCCCTGGTAGGTTAAGCCGCAGATGTTCAGCTCGGCAAGCTTGGGAATAATTTGAAACGGAAATTCGGCCTTTAACCAGTATTCGTTAACAATGGGCTTCACTTCGGTTTCCATAAAGGCGCGTACCTTCAATTGCAGCTCACGTTGCTCCGGGCTAAGTGTATGGCCTAAATGATAAAAATCGCCCTCAATGGGCGGCAGTTCGTGCTGGTGATGCCCGCTTTTCAGCATCTTCACTACACTGTTCAATTGATTGTCGTCCATTTTACTAACGGATGCCATTACTTCGCCTAAATCAATTTTGGATGCCAGCGTGCTGATCTGGTCGATATCGATGGTATGGAACAGGCGAAAAAGCCCCTTCGCTTTTGAAAACACATTTGCCATTTATAATTGGTTTCAGTTTTAAACAGCAAGTTGGGTTTTTTGTTGGCGGGTTGGTGGGATTGGTTAATTGTTGTTGGGTTATTGGTTAATTGTTATTGGGTTACTGGTTATTGGGTTTTGCGGTTGGAATCTATTTGATGCTTAATTTTTTTTGGGATGGATGCTGAAAAGTGGGCTGGCTCGCATCTGAGGCAAAAGACGCAGGCTGTGGTTTACAATCGCTTGTATAGGACACACCCCTCCGCCCCTCACCGCACGGGCCGCCGCTTTTCCTTTTTCAGACTCCCCTCTTGAGAGCAGGGCTGTTGCATTCTAAGTGAGTAATTGTTTCAATCTGCCGATGTCATTGCAAACGAGTCTTTGTGCTTGTGCTATATTTTGAAAGCCATGAGCTCTGAAAACGTTAATAGCGATGTTTCTAAACACCGATATATTTTCTGGTGCATGAGAAGTTCTAATGCGGGAGGCATCCTCTTTAAACGTGACATCCTTTACCCAATGTAGCTTATTCTCTATCCCCCAATGACTTCTGATTCCATAGCATAACAATTGTGCATTTTCCCTCACACTGCTGATATAGAATGCGCAATCCTCACTGATCTTATTTTTGTCTTTTACCCAACGCTCTACCTTGATTACCTGACTGGCGCCTATCCAGGCTTTACTGATTTCTTCTGGCGCCGGGCATATACATACCGATCTGCGCTCTGTACGTCCTTTATTTTTCTCCAATTCAACGAACTTGCTGCAAACCTTTGCTGTATCCGATGTCAGCGCCG
Proteins encoded in this window:
- a CDS encoding 1-aminocyclopropane-1-carboxylate deaminase/D-cysteine desulfhydrase, producing MIDLEIYSPVQKINHPVFTERDLHVFIKRDDLIHPLISGNKWRKLKYVLKKAFEQNKNHLVTFGGAYSNHLLATAAAAALFGFKATGIVRGEEVDNSHLFLCRLHGMKLIFTDRESYRHKPDLFNRHFGNDEQAFFIDEGGASAEGALGCSELLDELIQPYDDIFCACGTGTTAAGILNGIGKHQLNTHLHAIPVFKNGAFIATEMERYLTYPLPYSLHTEYHFGGYAKTTPELIQFIERFVASTGILIEPVYTGKMMYSLVDLAAKGHFKPGSHILAIHTGGILGLLGMTGKFNV
- the lat gene encoding L-lysine 6-transaminase; this encodes MYNLSVTPANVHSVLEKHILADGFDLIFDMEKSQGAYIYDSKYKRTLLDFFTCFASVPLGYNHPKMVNDEEFKKSLMLAALTNPSNSDIYTTQYAQFIKIFGEVGIPEYLPHAFFISGGGLAVENALKVAMDWKVQKNFARGYSTEKGFKVIHFENAFHGRTGYTMSLTNTSPEKTQRYAQFDWPRVSVPVMRFPVTDAGHEDLLQREAISIGQIKKAFQDNKDDVCAIIIEPIQSEGGDNHVRREFLEQLRHLADENEAMLIYDEIQTGVGLTGKFWCHEHFGENARPDILAFGKKMQVCGILVGKKVDEVTDNVFNIPSRINSTWGGSLVDMVRATKILEIIKEDGLCSKAQINGDYLQSELLTLSEKYNIISNVRGRGLLTAFDFPDRETRDKFIYDGLQHNVMFLGCGSRTIRFRPALNMTQNHINEGLEVMKKILL
- a CDS encoding acyl-CoA dehydrogenase family protein; the encoded protein is MANVFSKAKGLFRLFHTIDIDQISTLASKIDLGEVMASVSKMDDNQLNSVVKMLKSGHHQHELPPIEGDFYHLGHTLSPEQRELQLKVRAFMETEVKPIVNEYWLKAEFPFQIIPKLAELNICGLTYQGYGGGGQSFLMEGVLAMEMARVDTSISTFFGVQSGLAMGSIYLCGSEEQKQEWLPRMQQFKAIGAFGLTEPEVGSAAAGGLTTTAKRDGDTWILNGQKKWIGNATFADILVIWARDVDDNQVKGFLLRKDTPGFSVEKMHDKMALRIVQNGIITLKDCVIHETDRLQNANSFKDTAKVLQMTRAGVAWQAVGCARGAYESALDYTRKRKQFGKPIASFQLIQNHLVEMLSNLTAMQTLCFRLSQLQDEGKLNDEHASLAKVFCSLRTRDVVSKAREVMGGNGILLEYDVARFVADAEAIYSYEGTKEINSLIVGRAITGFSAFV